A portion of the Podospora pseudoanserina strain CBS 124.78 chromosome 2, whole genome shotgun sequence genome contains these proteins:
- the OMA1 gene encoding metalloendopeptidase (EggNog:ENOG503NX2W; COG:O; MEROPS:MER0026545): protein MFLLRRPPRFRPSRIFSHVPHQKPTPRSPPPPSPQSLRSYPQSRWHSTKSPPPEEEEIHQRIIPHKRNPYNPSNNRNPYSYRTYNNDHYIRLQAAEPLRGPSKITTTAVIAIATTAGLLFYFANLEKVPVSNRTRFNVYGPDSSTLKSVAEMSYKRLLIELQDQGARILPEWDPRTVRVRRVMQRLIPFSGMGANQDWEIFVIDAPNQANAFVLPGGKVFVFSGIMNLARGDSALATVLGHEIAHNVAGHFGERLSQDIGKNILLFSLMLLGGVIGIGPLIAGWFGTSVIDITFGNPMSRLQETEADYIGLMMMSEACFDPRDAVGFWGRMEMVGQREVARGGVDVPEWASTHPSNANRIKKIQEWLPEAMRKREDSDCSTTGSTADAFRRALETGGFIIMGW, encoded by the coding sequence atgttcctcctccgccgacCACCTCGGTTCAGACCATCCCGCATCTTCAGCCATGTCCCCCACCAAAAGCCAACAcccagatcaccaccaccaccatcaccacaatcCCTCCGCTCCTATCCCCAATCAAGATGGCACTCCAccaaatcccctcccccagaagaagaggaaatcCACCAGCGCATCATCCCCCACAAGCGCAACCCctacaacccctccaacaaccgcAACCCCTACTCCTACCGAACCTACAACAATGACCACTACATCCGCCTCCAAGCCGCCGAGCCCCTCCGTGGCCCATCAAAGATTACAACCACAGCCGTAATAGCCATCGCCACAACCGCCGGCCTCCTCTTTTACTTTGCGAACCTCGAAAAGGTGCCCGTGTCCAACCGCACCCGGTTCAACGTCTACGGACCAGACTCCTCCACCCTAAAGTCAGTAGCCGAGATGAGCTAcaagaggttgttgatcgAACTGCAAGATCAAGGAGCGAGGATACTACCCGAGTGGGATCCACGGACtgtgagagtgaggagggtgatgcaGAGACTCATTCCCTTTAGCGGAATGGGCGCGAATCAGGACTGGGAAATCTTCGTCATCGACGCCCCAAACCAAGCCAACGCTTTTGTCCTGCCCGGCGGAAAAGTCTTTGTGTTCAGCGGCATCATGAACCTCGCCCGAGGCGACAGCGCCCTCGCCACCGTTCTAGGTCACGAGATAGCCCACAATGTCGCTGGGCATTTTGGCGAGAGGCTGTCGCAGGACATTGGGAAGAATATCCTTTTGTTCAGTCTCATGCTGCTTGGGGGGGTGATTGGGATTGGGCCGTTGATTgcggggtggtttgggaCGAGCGTGATTGATATCACTTTTGGGAACCCGATGAGCAGACTTCAGGAGACGGAGGCGGATTATattgggttgatgatgatgagtgagGCGTGTTTTGACCCGAGGGATGCggtggggttttgggggcggatggagatggtgggacAGAGGGAGGTTGCGAGGGGAGGAGTGGATGTACCGGAGTGGGCGAGCACGCATCCGAGCAATGCTAATCGGATAAAGAAGATACAGGAGTGGCTGCCCgaggcgatgaggaagagggaggatagTGATTGTAGTACTACTGGGTCGACGGCGGATGCGTTCAGGCGGGCGTTGGAGACGGGGGGGTTTATTATtatggggtggtga